A portion of the Desmodus rotundus isolate HL8 chromosome 8, HLdesRot8A.1, whole genome shotgun sequence genome contains these proteins:
- the SLA gene encoding src-like-adapter isoform X1 — protein MYRKLGHSPPGGLGAWLTVRVYPLCRRLRALSAARGAREMGNSVRSTPAPPERTLPCPDGLDSDYLAVLSDYPSPDISPPIFRRGEKLRVISDEGGWWKAISLSTGRESYIPGICVARVYHGWLFEGLGRDKAEELLQLPDTKIGSFMIRESETKKGFYSLSVRHRQVKHYRIFRLPNNWYYISPRLTFQCLEDLVNHYSEVADGLCCVLTTPCLTQSSATPAVRATDSPITLRQKTLDWKRVSRLQDDPEGAGNPLGVDESLFSYGLRESIASYLSLTSDDSAPLDRKKKSISLMYSGSKRKSSFFSSPPYFED, from the exons ATGTACCGTAAACTGGGCCACTCCCCACCCGGCGGGCTGGGCGCGTGGCTGACTGTCCGTGTGTACCCCCTGTGCCGCAGGCTTCGCGCGTTGTCCGCAGCCCGGGGAGCGAGAGAGATGGGGAACAGCGTGCGATCCACCCCGGCGCCTCCCGAGAGGACTCTGCCCTGCCCGGATG GACTGGACAGCGACTACCTGGCCGTGCTGAGTGATTACCCGTCTCCTGACATCAGCCCCCCAATATTCCGCCGAGGAGAGAAGCTGCGTGTGATTTCTGA TGAAGGGGGCTGGTGGAAAGCCATTTCCCTTAGCACTGGCCGAGAGAGTTATATTCCTGGGATATGTGTGGCCAGAGTTTACCACGG CTGGCTGTTTGAAGGGCTGGGCAGAGACAAGGCCGaggagctgctgcagctgcctgacACAAAGATTGGCTCCTTCATGATCAGAGAGAGTGAGACGAAGAAAG GTTTCTACTCTCTGTCAGTGAGACATCGGCAGGTAAAGCATTACCGGATCTTCCGCCTGCCGAACAACTGGTATTACATTTCACCGAGGCTCACCTTCCAGTGCCTGGAGGACCTGGTGAATCACTATTCTG AGGTGGCTGATGGCCTCTGCTGCGTGCTGACCACGCCCTGCCTCACTCAGAGCTCAGCTACCCCTGCAGTGAGAGCCACCGACTCCCCCATCACCTTGCGCCAGAAGACCCTGGACTGGAAGAGGGTGTCCAG ACTTCAGGATGACCCTGAGGGAGCAGGGAACCCACTCGGCGTGGATGAGTCCCTTTTCAGTTACGGCCTTCGGGAAAGCATTGCCTCCTACCTGTCCCTGACCAGCGATGACAGCGCCCCCTTGGACCGCAAGAAGAAGAGCATCTCCCTAATGTACAGTGGAAGCAAGAGGAAGAGCTCCTTCTTCTCATCGCCCCCCTACTTTGAAGACTAG
- the SLA gene encoding src-like-adapter isoform X2 gives MGNSVRSTPAPPERTLPCPDGLDSDYLAVLSDYPSPDISPPIFRRGEKLRVISDEGGWWKAISLSTGRESYIPGICVARVYHGWLFEGLGRDKAEELLQLPDTKIGSFMIRESETKKGFYSLSVRHRQVKHYRIFRLPNNWYYISPRLTFQCLEDLVNHYSEVADGLCCVLTTPCLTQSSATPAVRATDSPITLRQKTLDWKRVSRLQDDPEGAGNPLGVDESLFSYGLRESIASYLSLTSDDSAPLDRKKKSISLMYSGSKRKSSFFSSPPYFED, from the exons ATGGGGAACAGCGTGCGATCCACCCCGGCGCCTCCCGAGAGGACTCTGCCCTGCCCGGATG GACTGGACAGCGACTACCTGGCCGTGCTGAGTGATTACCCGTCTCCTGACATCAGCCCCCCAATATTCCGCCGAGGAGAGAAGCTGCGTGTGATTTCTGA TGAAGGGGGCTGGTGGAAAGCCATTTCCCTTAGCACTGGCCGAGAGAGTTATATTCCTGGGATATGTGTGGCCAGAGTTTACCACGG CTGGCTGTTTGAAGGGCTGGGCAGAGACAAGGCCGaggagctgctgcagctgcctgacACAAAGATTGGCTCCTTCATGATCAGAGAGAGTGAGACGAAGAAAG GTTTCTACTCTCTGTCAGTGAGACATCGGCAGGTAAAGCATTACCGGATCTTCCGCCTGCCGAACAACTGGTATTACATTTCACCGAGGCTCACCTTCCAGTGCCTGGAGGACCTGGTGAATCACTATTCTG AGGTGGCTGATGGCCTCTGCTGCGTGCTGACCACGCCCTGCCTCACTCAGAGCTCAGCTACCCCTGCAGTGAGAGCCACCGACTCCCCCATCACCTTGCGCCAGAAGACCCTGGACTGGAAGAGGGTGTCCAG ACTTCAGGATGACCCTGAGGGAGCAGGGAACCCACTCGGCGTGGATGAGTCCCTTTTCAGTTACGGCCTTCGGGAAAGCATTGCCTCCTACCTGTCCCTGACCAGCGATGACAGCGCCCCCTTGGACCGCAAGAAGAAGAGCATCTCCCTAATGTACAGTGGAAGCAAGAGGAAGAGCTCCTTCTTCTCATCGCCCCCCTACTTTGAAGACTAG